In Erigeron canadensis isolate Cc75 chromosome 8, C_canadensis_v1, whole genome shotgun sequence, the DNA window TGTTAATTCATTagtatgattttgtatttttttttagtttctttaagaataactttttgttatgtttattgatataacgTTTAGCTCATATAATGTAAATTTCatatcttgatatatatatatatatatatatatatatatgtgtgtgtgtgtgtgtgtgtgtgtgtgtgtaggggtgggttaaattagggactccttattttagggactgttagggactcgatctagaccgtccattttcatcagatctaatcaccacttatcatctccggcgacatctctGGCCATATTCATCTCCGGCAAGACTTACACaagtgtaagtacaacttacacatgtgtaagttgaataaaatttatgattcggagcgagctttgcccttaaggatattcataaaccaaagctggtgggggtgataggtcattgagggtgataggtcatagtgtgataggtcatagagggtgataagtcatagggggtgaccagtgataggtgatctacctaaaaaaaattgtacttaaaacatgtgtaagtaacttacacatgtgtaagtctcgccggagatggtcgccgtcgccggaggatcatggtggtggttggagataatcatggtggtggttgtggtggtcaaagatgatggtggtggtggccggagaaggaggtagaaggagtccctaacagtccttaaaataaggagtccctaatttaacttttatatagggttgggtattgtaaaacaagtattaaagtaatataaataagacatgatcttgacctttggatcatggttaaattgatgcacagaAGATTCACGACgtaattgatgcacaatgatttcaTGCTAcacggtgatcttcagtgaaaaaaaaacctattgttttatttattttactttaatacttgttttattttacctaaaacctatatatatatatatatagcgctTAGACGATGGGCCCTTTTTTTTCGCTCGGCCAAGACCCATAAATCTTCGGAGACGGCCCCTTAGCTATTTGGACTTACAAGGCTAACCGTTAAATTAGCAAATATAAAAACCTAAGTGTTCGACttgaaatacttataatatctaattgaaatacctataatacccttaattcACAACATCCACCCTTAGCTCTTAAATAACTATACTaccctttttacatcaattacttttacataaaTGACTACACCTCTACCACTGCCACCACCGCCGTCGCCACCACCCGTCATCGCCACCACCTCCGCCCGAGCATATGActagttttttaaaaagtattttctTGACATAAGCTATTAGTACACATACCTAaagaataaattatttaaatggtttatgttttttttttatttcctaaACTATAATAATGTCTAGCTTTTTAAACAGTTACATTGTATGCGGcatgaataatttttttatttcaaaaaaaaaattaaaagatttttttgatCGTTTGGTGACCCTTTGATCGTCTCCGAAAGTCTTCATCGCTAAAACTTACTTTTCTTGTATCATATTACCCGAATACGATAAAATAGGTTCAAAACGTAGAGAGTGATGATATTTGCACCATTGATTTTGGTATATCTACCGCAAGAATGCATTACTAATTTATACATggtaaattaatataaaattgtgATACGTTTATCATTTCCTAAACTTAAATGAGCAAAGCCATTAAGGATTTATATGTTTCCTACCCTTTTTATAACCGGCCTATATAGTGTTTATATAACCATAAGGAAGGACAATGTTGAGGTGATATGAAATGTAATGACCTTCTTGTAAAGAAAATTCGGTTATAGGAAATTGTTTGTTAAAAAGTCAATTTAAATTATTCTTTTGCACGTGAGTTTAATTTTATAGATATCTTATAGTATGatgttatttttttgaaaaaagttattttggacatatacttttatatttttgaacgTCTATAATCTATATTACCTTTTGgttaaaataagaaaagaaaaataatgaatGTTGTACATGCAGTTCTTTTCATTAAATAAAGATGGATTTATGTGTGAAATAATATCCGCACACACATTTCTAAAATGGAGATCAAGAAGCATGACTTGGCGTGGCACCATAAGAGACATTGGCATGGTCCGAAGAAGTGGCAATGACAGAGAACCAGAGAGGTAATTCCACGAATGCTATTTAACCTCCATAAAGCAATTACATAATTCCAAAAATCTAAGTAACTGACAGATACTAGTAGGCATTTTTACCTAACTGGACTTTATACACTTATAATTATCCAAAAGCCAGATTTCTTGTAGTGTCTGTATGAACTATTAcagaaataataaataatttgtatTGATTTTGATGTACCAAAAATTTATGGTCCATGTGGTAAGAATTTTTAAACATGATTCATGGCGAAACTGTCAAAACATGAATTTATCATTAGTAGCTATGACATTAGCTTTTACACGATGTTTATAATTAGTTACACAAAATTTTAATGGTTGCAGATGTTCAGTCCTGGGACAGTATCCTCATGTTGAAGCGCTTAACGTGAATTGCCAAATAAGCACTAGTATGTTATCAATGGGTATCATGTATGCAGCTAGCTTAGTATATTCTTTTGGAATGTGGGATCGCTCTACTCTAGGAACGCCAAATTGGGTATGGATAAAGTGGCATTGTCAAGACTTGCGTGTATCCCGTGCACATTATGCAGAACAATTGGAGGACACTCCTGAAAACCTTACAAACACAATGTTGAAGACTACATTGTGGCAGTTTGTCAATAATGACAAGAATGCTAAGTTTGACATAGTGCTTAATAGAATTTTAGGTGCAGATGAACAGGAAATACCATATATCATAATTCATGGAATTGTTTTTCAGCCTGTAGACATGGTAATTCAGTTTCTCCATCTTGAACATATTATTCTTGGCTTGTTCAATTCATCTCGAGTAACATTCCAGTTCTGAAAGTTGAAGTGTGCTTGTACCTAAGATATGGTGTGAATGTgtattaacattttaaattaCAGGAGAAACAACATGATGGGAATAAAGGACTGGAAGCCTCAGTTTCTGATGAAATTGCAGATTGGGAGAAAAATATGCCGATTGATTATCAAAAAATCATAGATCGATCAGATACTTATTTGGAGTATGCTACCACAAAAGAGCTTTACCTCCTTCTCTGCAGTGGCATATCTATTGACAATGGTCGAAAGGTAATTAAATCTTTACTATTTGTATCACAAGTTAAGACTATGGTTTTGACATATATTGACATTTATCTTATGACAATCTAGCTATCACCAATCATATGTTCCATTTCTTCTTTAGATCATTGCAGGCATTCCCCTCTTTGAACTATAATCTAACAATTCTATTCCTGATAATTTTCACAATCAAATTCTGCAAACTTTTCTTTTGGAATCCTGCTATCGTTAAACATTCTAGCGTTTCTATCTTTTCATACCATGTAAACACACGCAGCAAGGCATAGTCTCTGAATGACACTTTACACAGTGTTGTTGTGCTGTTTGTTGCTAAACCAACTCTTGATATCATGCCAATTGGTAGGTGTTCTTTGATCTTCCATTAGTTCTTTCATGTCACTCCAAATGTGAGCAAAGTACTGACTTTGGAAAAATAAATGATCCAGTGAACACTTTGTCTCTTAAAGAAAACATTTATAGTCAACTGTTAGACTCCATTTCTTTATTCTTTCTTGAGTTTAAAGTTTATCTTTCATTGCCTTTCATGATATGAATGCATGGCTAGTTATGCATTGATTGAACCAAACAGTTGTGTCCCATTGAGCTTTTAAGGGGCACCACATGTCATGAACTGTCTTGGGTATTAGGAATATTGAAGCCCAGTATATATGCATTGTTGACAAGACAGAGGTATTCAATTGTAGTCTACCAGCATAGGAACGGGATCTATCTTCAAGTCCAAATTTCTGCTTTTTTATCCTGTCTACTAGACTTTTGCAGTCACTCACACTGATGCATTTAGCATAAGGGGACACCCAAGTATCTAACAGCTTGATAGCTAATTCTCATATGTGTTTTGTGACATATATATGATTGATGTTAATTTGTGCTGAGCAGTGGTTTTTCATATGCAAATTGACCGGTGGGAAATGTCATATGCTACCAGTAATTGAGATGTTAAGCGATGACACCGATCCTAAACTTGTGCATAGGCTACTGCTATCTGAATCCAGGTTTTTCCtctctttaaattaaaaaacttgCGTATTATCTATCTATCTGACTTTGCAATCAAAGTACGTATGACTAATTAGTTTTGCTATAACAGTATCACGGGTTCCCACTAATTTCTTataaatcctattaatttctaatACAAGTGATGTTTTTagtaaacaaaataataataataataataataattataataataataataataatagtagtagtagtagtggtggtggtagtggtagtggtagtggtagtgagaataataataataatttgaacAGGTTCAAAGAGGCAGTACAACTTCAGAAAGGACCCGAGTATAAATTGACATGTAAACTTGAATCAGCAATGTTGTCATCTGGGAGGTTCTATGCATGCTATCTTGTGTTTCGATTTCTAAATGATACTGATGCAAAACTTGATGATACGTGTTTATTGAGAGCATCTTACAAATCAGAAGGGACACTAAAAAGTGAAGCGTATGCACATTTGAAGCTGTGTACACCGGTCAAAATACCAATAATACACCCTACAAATAATAACAGATTCCGTAACTTGCAGAACATACCGAAAAGTAAAGGTTCTTTAGTGCCGAAGCAGAAAATAGATGGGAAAGCACATAATTTCATGAAGCAGAGGAATGATGGTTGGGTGGAGGTCCTGCTGTTTAAAGAGTTGGATTTGGAAAAGGTCCAGAAATTAGAAGTGAATTTGGTTTACATTGAAGGGGATGTTGGTGGGGTTATTCTCCAAGGCATTGAATTTAGACCAATGGAAAGCAGGGAGTCTCATTCCATTGGTGATGGGAAAAAGTGTTCAGAGATATTCACTAAATGGACAAAAGAACTTTAACTACAAAAGATCGAAGACTGAATGTGTACAAGgttatttataaaaactttacCACACCAATAACGAATTCTTTGAAAAATGAAGAATTATTATTGTGCATTTATGTACacttcaaataaattattattttgaacattgatttatatatgtatacttgtAATAACTCATGCAGCCTCTTAGGATCAGCTTGTTATAATAACTCTGctttacatatatatcctaCTTTTGAGTTATAATTTACATATCTACCCCaacataatttaaaaacattgtatttatgcattaaaaacttgcactttgggtaaatatgtaattatgtctcAAAAGtaggatatatatgtaaatattcCTAAAACTTGAACAAGCTTGGTCCCTTCTTTGATGGATTAGCTTGAGTCTAGACATTGGACTTGCCCTTCTTAGACTTGGGCTGCTCTTCCCCTGCTTCAGCTTCCACCATAGCCTTGGCAATAGGTTTATACCAAGTgaataactaaaagatgaaccTCTTTCCATAAAGTTTCCTTTTAGCCTTTGCGACGTCTACATGCTCTAGATTTCAAGGCCAAGtatgatgtatatatagatataagaaCATTACTTGAGTGGTCCAAACAGGATGTTGTTAGACTCCAAGTGTTAGAGTTGATGCATAAAGATGTGTGACTGACTATAGTCTTAAACTGCCGCTTCCTGTATACCTGATACAAATTGCTACAAAATCATGCATTAGACAAAGCAGAACAACCTCAAGTTACAATAGTCGCATGCCCAATGTTTATAGTCTCGTTTCTAGCCGCATGCCCAATTTTTCTAGGCATGTAAATTGATTAGTGAAACTCTTAAACAAGAGTCATTTGTAGTTTTATGAATTAATGTACATGTAACTATCAATCAGTTGAAGCATAGATAAAATGAGTACAGGTGGCAAAATGTGCAGTCTggcgggttgggtaacgggtcaaaaccaGGTCATAAACCAGAAATCACTTTGTTGTCTATAAAGGTGAAGTTCAATTTGGCTACCCAATCCCAAGCTCTTTATGGCTTCCTTTTCTCGGCTATAGTTGTGTTTTACTATGTTCATGAGACGACTGTCAAAACATCATGTGACTATATTGGCCTACTTCATAAAGGGTGTAAGAAGAGCGAATTATTCAGTCAGTGATCATATCGCTGTTACAGAGGCACATGATTCATGAGACATGAATGACATAGGTTACCCAATTAGTGGCATCAATCCATCGCAGAATTGGTGATGTTATCTGTTAGCTGCTTCTATGACAGGGGATATAATGTACTATTTCCTTCCTTTATAGTATCTCACTCCTGTTCATCTTTGTCTATTTCATTCAAAAAGAAAAGCATAAGCAGTAACTAGTAAGATATGTATCTTATGTAATATATAATCTGGTTTGCGTAATAGAGACTAAACATTTTTGTAATGCATCATAATGCTAAGACAACTATCTATTTATCCACTAATGGTAATTGAGACGGCTAAAAGTATAGAAAACAAAGCAAAAACAAATGATAACTTTAAAGCAAAATCAAACGACAgggaaaaacaaaattttgacaGCATGGTGAATTGTCCAAGGCTATACATTACTTTGTGCTTATGCTTATAGTGCTATATATGGCTCATCAACAGAAATACTTGATCTTTGAGTTGCATAATAGCCACCGAAAATGGAGATCATTTCAAAAGAAATCATCAATCCTTCATCCCTGACCCCTAGTCACCTGAGAACTTTTAAAATCTCATTGCTTGATCAACTCATCTTGCATACCTATGCACCCATTATTCTTTTATACGAGTCAAAAATCATCACTAGCAgtgaaattttgaaaaaatctaGATCTAAAACCTTAACAAAGTACTACCCATTTGCTGGAAGGCTAAAAGAATATGGCATAACTGTAGATTGTAATGATGGAGTCGTTTTTATGGAGACGAAAATCGGTGGTTGCAGAATATTTGATTTCCTTCAAAACCCAAATTACAAaacacaaaattcatcatttccTGAAGGTTATTTGTGGAAGTGGTCATGCATAGGTTACACCTTTTTTGCTGCTCATGTAACATATTTTGACTGTGGAGGAATGGCGTTGGCTGTGTCTATGTCCCATAAGGCTGCAGACGGACCCTCACTTGGGATATTTCTTAGCGACTGGGCTGCCATGGCTCATGGTGAAGTGATACCATCACCAATGGTCCTTCCTAGCTCCTACATCCATACCTTCTTTGGATCTTGCATTCACAATGCCCAAAATTGAGCTCAAGATGAGTGAAGCTGTAGTCACAAAAAGGTTTGTATTTGATGCACAAAGTGTGGCATCATTGAAACGGTCAGTGATTGGGTTAGTGGAAAACCCTACGAAAATCGGGCTTGTGACTGCACTTCTTTACAAATGTGCAATTTTTTCTTCATTTGCTAAAACAGGTGGTTTTAAAGGCTCCGCTCGACTTTGATTCAGCTAGTAAAAATGCGGCCACGAATGGCACCTCCATTGCCAGATAATTCGATAGGAAACTTCAGTTAGTACTTCACAACAACAAACAGTGATCAAAGTGAGATAAGTTTGGGAAATTTGGTGCATCAGTTAAAGTCAGAAATTAAAGAGCTTCAGGACAGTGGGAATAACTTTGATTTGACTAAATGGCTAAAGGCTGTATATGAATCTGCAAACAATGTAAAAGGGTTGTTTGATAGTCTTGATGTTTATAGGTGCAGTCATATACGCGGTGGGTCTTTCTACCGAATGAACTTTGGGTGGGGAAACCCAATATGGGGGAGCATTGCTGATGTGTTGGTAAAAAACACATTGATTTTGTACGATACACCAGATGGATACGGAGTTGAAGCTGTGGTGagtcttgaaaaagaacatgaCATTATTTCGAAGAAACAAGGAACTTCTTCAGTTTGTTTCCACAAACCAAATCTTTAAATCTGCATCAATGGCCCAATCTATAATTTGATTATATGCAATGTTGGTTGCTTCAACTTTCGGTTGTGTGATAAtggttgtaaacttgtaattaAAAGTGgtgtgaacaaaaaaaaaattattgctTATTAAAGATTAAACAGTTGTATTGAGGCTACAACTTTCTATTCACCAAtatcttcaaaaaaaattaagccCAGATCATATTAATTAGGAAAACCAtcttgatataaaaaaaaaaaaaaaaatttaattaaagcGAGTATCACAATGTTTCTATATAGAGTTAACAGAGTCACCTTCACTGCTTTCACTGCTGCTGCTACTGCTACTGCTGCTACTACTACTGCTACCATCACTTGAGCTAGAAGATGGTTCTTTTCTCTCCTCAACATTCAGCTGTGCTCGAAGTGCTTCTGCAGCACTATAGCCCGTGTCACCTTCATCATCATTAACATCAACCTCCGCAATCTCATCATCACTTTCATTTGGATGTGGGATATTGATATCAATCCCAGTAAATGGTTGTCTTTCTGGTACTGGCTCAACATGATCATCTAGGCCAATGTCTatatcatcgtcatcatcattgAGTATATTCAGCTGCTCGTCCAGATCATCATCGTTCTTTGGATCTGGTGATGTGTAGAATGGATCTGAAGAGATGGCTGGATTATCAACAACCTTCTCTTCTCTGGTTTTCCCATCTAAggaaagataaagaaaatgcATCTTTAAAATGCCGTACATTTAAAAAGTCACAAGTACAGCAAGAGAAGCTTGTATTCAAAAACTAAGTGTTTCTAGCAACAACCGTCGAAAGATAAATTAATCAGTTAGATTTGGCTCTATATGGTTTCCATTGTACTAATAAGATAATAGATGCATAAATGTTTAACAAAGCTGAATAAGCAGAAAATCAATGAAGAAATTAACTGAACAACAGCGTTTGAAACAAAAAGATTATGAATAGGTTATGTTATATTACTCTAACATCACTAGTTTAGTTGCAGTTGACATGAAACTGATTATCGATATTAatcttaaaagataaaaaacttGAGCCACAGTCCATTATCCGGAACTCGGAAGCATAAAAAGTGGTTATTATGATCTAACTAGTTAATACTAAAATAGCTCTTATAGCGGTAGAGGACCGATATTTAAGATATTGGTTATATTGGTGGTATAGGTGCATAGTAATATTATGCAACATccatatagatataataattaatactttatacttagaagaaatatcaaaagtgaagcttaaaagtgtcaatatttgaAACATTAGTGTTAATACTTGCAAAAATTGGTGTTTCTTGAAGTTTAGACCaaaaagagttaaaaaaaaactatgtaaaaaAACGCTATTTAACCGCTCGTTGGACTGCTATAGCACCGATATTGGTAAAATAGCGCCGATAATAGCGGGACCACTATTTTGCTCGAGGACCGCTAACCTCTATAGCACCACTATTGATAACAtagatttataattttaaatcgAGAGAATCATGTAAGGTCATTAATTCCAAAATAAAAATCCAAACACTCCTTTATATGCACTAAGAACAACTTCAGGTATTCCCGATAACCATATGTTGCATGCAATTATATAATAGATACTACATGAACATGAAACATACCAAAGCCTTTGAATTTCCCAATCTCTATTCGTTCGACTTGGACCTGTAGAAGTGATCAAAAGAGGTTCAATTCATGTATCAAcaataaaaagagaaaaccCCATCAACAAGAAATACATAATGGTCAACTCCAAAAGAAATACATAATGCGACCAAAGTGGCAGCAAACATCCTGCCACTTTAATCTATTTAGAActgtttgttttattgttttcttagCATAACAAGTAATGACTTGTAGCAGGGAGTCTTTATTATGAAGCAGCAAAATGTATTCCAATTTCAATAGCGAGTACTTTGGTTACTGCATGAACAAATAGCAAAATTTGGTCGTTTGATTATGGGTTGAACTATTATAACAGCATCCTGCAAAAGTCCTCATGATATGCCAATAGTAGTAACAGTAcaatattctgcaatattgggtTAGTCACTCGTGGCGTCACTTGTATTTCTTACAGAGCTCTTGGTGTTGTGACAGATCAGTGGGTTTCAGCTGCTGGTGGCAGGGAAATTAAAGAGACTGATGTAGATTTTAAATTTTGGTTGTTACCCCCAATACTAGGAGTGATATTAATATCAAGGGGCTAAACTACAGAGAGGTGGAACATTTGGTTCT includes these proteins:
- the LOC122610158 gene encoding uncharacterized protein LOC122610158, coding for MANNKRDEPLTAPPVDQWFDLTLGSSFQDNPTSKFCTLRYEFKPASIDKNQPGKLHKTNDNKVAVEFQNNQPGKPKVSFEGSSEDYKDNDAVLIFDGTSFRLERLHRSVKRLRHVRQPGESAAAAATSLPGPPLPESSSPPLGKGPKNQSSNRSVLPPAVSYLFVQVERIEIGKFKGFGMFHVHMHFLYLSLDGKTREEKVVDNPAISSDPFYTSPDPKNDDDLDEQLNILNDDDDDIDIGLDDHVEPVPERQPFTGIDINIPHPNESDDEIAEVDVNDDEGDTGYSAAEALRAQLNVEERKEPSSSSSDGSSSSSSSSSSSSSESSEGDSVNSI